Within Sebastes fasciatus isolate fSebFas1 chromosome 19, fSebFas1.pri, whole genome shotgun sequence, the genomic segment CACGGGGCTCCAGCCAATTTAATAGAGTCAGGTGTGAGCAATTTGAGGCTGAAGACGCCGATGAGAGACGGTTGTGACAATTTAAGTTTGCTTATCATCTtatttgaatattatattccatttctgctaatagatcccccaaaatgctacacacagcacctttaagtacaattttagcTAGTTACTAAATCTATTAgagtaaatgtagtggagtataaagtagcatgaaatggaagTATAAGTACCTCTTGAGTTTCTTTCCACCACTGCCACAGCGTGTTGAGCTCTCACCGTACATCAGTGAAGGAAAACGCAGCACAGTTAAAGTGTTTATGGCTTTATTGAAGTCAGGGTTACAGTGAAGACCTTAAACTTGAGGTAGAATGTCCCCTTAACTGAAGTTCACGTCTAAGATTAAGTTACACTAAAGGATTAGTACTCTCTGTAGGAGGAACAGAGAgacgtcctcctcctctgtggcaGCGGACAGACTAACTCCTGCTAACACTGATGATGAGTCCAGCTTTTACTTCCTGAACTGAGCGATGGGAGCCGGGACCTTGATGTCCTGTCCCTTCTCCAGCTTCTTCTCACACTCAATCAGGTGGTTGACCCCGTCCACCAACATCTGCACCAGCTccacctgcaaacacacacacagttcaagTTAGTTTCTGCAACAAACAACTGTCTTTTTAAAGACTTTGATGATCAAAGTCTAAATGATGAAATGAAGttacaagacaaaacaaaaaaggacatttttaaAGGCAATATGACGGATTGATCCTCACCTCAGATTTGCCCAGACGGTCGTTGTTGGAAATGTCAAAGGTGTCTCCGGTAGCAGCTGTGTCCACGCCACCGGTGCCTCTTTTCTGCAGCCGCAGGTTGTCGAGGATTTTGGAGAAACGAGCGTCCTGCACAGCGATTTCAATCATTCATAACTTGTTGCAACAACAGTAACTTACATATGCAAACGATAATATTGACTGATCCTGTGAAAGTTGTGGACTAAAGTTGAcattgaaagttcattcttgaacTTGCAGACACACAATCTTCTCCAGGAGATGGAGTATAAAGGATAGGTGgcgatattttatattttgtctttgtcaacaaatcccacgaaaagaccaaaaaccaacaatgtgttagtccgtctctcaatacttcCCGACCCTGTCTGTTGCTTTAtaaaaaggctcagtaatttcctaaaacagctgctcaATGTAGTTTTTATCAGACacaacaggaggaaatagtgcatttgttggggactacttCCAGCAGCGGATTAACCCATATTTGGTGCTGTAGTGCAACACGTTCtcctcccaactcgtcacacactgacgctttgtcagatcCTTTGCCGtcacttttaaatgttttacttaaatgtttcacatatttttcgGTAATTCTTCACCaatatttttgaaatattttacaaatttttttggacatttttcacatatcttCACATCTTTTTCCACACATTTTACCtgtgaaaaatataattattagtaaaatatgtggaaaaacatttgtgaaaaatgtccggaaaatattagtaaaaaatctgaaaaaaaattatgaaataagTCTGAGTAATATCCGAAACATATcttaaaaatgtccgaaacttattagtaaaatatgtgaaaatcattaaatggtaaatggacttgcatttatatagcgctttgtgacacagtgaggctcattgatgtgtttttaatggagctctatggatcagaggaagaggagatatcACGCTCTGATACTTAGTTAGTAGATACATGCACTGCTGGTTttcatctgctgaggaagagcGTGatatcaaaagctccagaacagccaCTGAATGGCccttacagtgtgtgtgtctgtgtgtgtgtgttaccttgcTGAGTTTTGGCAGGCGCACATGCACGCCAGCCCTGAGCCCGGTGCCCAGGTTGGAGGGACATGTGAGGATGTAGCCCAGATGCTCGTTCCACATGAACTCCCAGCCTCTCTCCTGGATCAGGTGCTCCACCTACATGACATCACATGATGACAGTTGACCCATTGGATTTTTGTGGAGAGAACCAGGGTGATGTTAACTTCCTGGTCATCCCTGGAGCTCTCTACAGACTCCATAAACCACCCGACTGCATCATGTCTGAGATGATTTCACAGACTCCACTGTACCTGTTTGAGTCCTCTGCAGAACCTCTCGAACACTCTCTTCATGTTGCCTCCCTTCTCCATGGAGATGACTCTGGTGTGGTCCTCCTCGTTCACCCAGATCAGGAAGGTCTTCTCATTGTTGTGCCTGAAGAGAAGCAGTTAAAGACACTCAATAAAGAGCTGAAATACTCTATATGGGACTCATGAAGACACTTTGATATTCAGAATTAATAAGTGAGAGACACGTGCATTAGTGACGGACAATAAATACACACCAAGTGGAAAACACAAAATCTCCTGTTGGTATTTTTCCACCAACATGCGTTAagtaaaaagtagaatattGACCTCTAAAGTAAAcctataaagtagcataacatggaaatactcaagtaaagtaccttaAATGTGTACTTAAAGACAGTGTTTGAGTCAGTGTGCTTAGTGACGTTCCAccagtgaatatatatatatataatatatattaacatGGATCAGGATGTGGAGGTCTAAACGGGGACACAGCAGACATGCAGCAGAGCTAAGGGACCCTACCAGATGCCTCTGGCGTCTGGCCAGTCTCTGGCCATAAAGGCACACGTCAACAAGGGAGAGACGGGCTtgtcaaacaggaagtggtcctaaaggtgtggggggggggggggggggggggggggggggggggggagaagacAGAGGACGTTATAACTTCTATAATGAGGTGGATAAACGTCTATATCTTCCTGTAGTGGAGAGGAGGGAGTAGAATAAAGGTTAGGGAGGACTTCACAGACCAGGAccgggaccaggaccaggaccgggaccaggaccaggaccgggaccaggaccaggacc encodes:
- the ckmt2a gene encoding creatine kinase, mitochondrial 2a (sarcomeric) isoform X2 — translated: MAKALTPAIYAKLRDKVTPNNWTLDQSIQTGVDNPGHPFIKTVGCVAGDEESYEVFAELLDPVIKDRHNGYDPKTMTHPTDLDSSKITNAVFDENYVLSSRVRTGRSIRGLSLPPACSRAERREVERVVVMALAGLHGDLAGRYYSLGDMTDREQQQLIDDHFLFDKPVSPLLTCAFMARDWPDARGIWHNNEKTFLIWVNEEDHTRVISMEKGGNMKRVFERFCRGLKQVEHLIQERGWEFMWNEHLGYILTCPSNLGTGLRAGVHVRLPKLSKDARFSKILDNLRLQKRGTGGVDTAATGDTFDISNNDRLGKSEVELVQMLVDGVNHLIECEKKLEKGQDIKVPAPIAQFRK